A stretch of Xenopus laevis strain J_2021 chromosome 8S, Xenopus_laevis_v10.1, whole genome shotgun sequence DNA encodes these proteins:
- the ppp1r11.S gene encoding E3 ubiquitin-protein ligase PPP1R11 translates to MAESSGPTSGGGATSSTVTTESETQPEHRSLTLKLRKRKPDKKVEWTCDTVDNENLGRRSSKCCCIYEKPRPFGESSSESEDEDECCDSAHCIRGHKKATSGSKETPSSHHDKTVSMQH, encoded by the exons ATGGCTGAATCCTCCGGGCCGACGTCAGGGGGAGGAGCCACCTCGAGCACAGTGACCACCGAGAGCGAAACGCAACCG GAGCACCGCTCTCTGACACTGAAGCTGCGAAAGAGAAAACCTGATAAGAAGGTGGAGTGGACGTGTGACACCGTAGACAATGAAAACCTTGGTCGACGATCATCCAAgt GCTGCTGTATTTATGAGAAACCAAGACCATTTGGAGAGAGTTCATCTGAAAGCGAGGATGAAGATGAGTGCTGTGACAGTGCTCACTGTATCCGTGGCCATAAAAAGGCAACATCTGGATCCAAAGAGACTCCCTCTTCACATCATGACAAAACTGTCAGCATGCAGCATTAA
- the mgat1.S gene encoding mannosyl (alpha-1,3-)-glycoprotein beta-1,2-N-acetylglucosaminyltransferase S homeolog (The RefSeq protein has 2 substitutions compared to this genomic sequence), with protein MPRKVSVAAWGAALFISWNAILLLYLMSRSRGTDHSDLTAHVIQLAEAAEAELEKQKGLLQQIHHYSGLLNQQQPSSHVRLAPLMPIKNLNVSSPFPSPVGSGPLPLVIPILVVACDRPSVRRCLDSLLKYRPSAEKFPIIVSQDCGHEETGKVIDSYGDAVTHIKQPDLSEVAVPPEHRKFQGYYKISRHYRWALNQIFKSMGYKAAIVVEDDLEVAPDFYEYFQATLPLLQKDRMLWCVSAWNDNGKEALIDPGGTSLLYRSDFFPGLGWLLLRELWEELEPKWPSAFWDDWVRRPEQRLDRACVRPELSRTRTFGRKGVSQGQFFDQHLRFIKLNQDLVRFTKMDLSYLLKDTYDPWFLEQVYGAPKARAEEVLHGQVPGGRTVRVEYTTKDTFKAMARAFGVMEDLKSGVARAAYKGVVSFSHRGRRVFLAPPKDWTGYDPLWT; from the exons ATGCCGCGCAAGGTCAGCGTGGCGGCCTGGGGGGCAGCCCTCTTCATCTCATGGAATGCTATTCTACTCCTCTACCTCATGAGCAGGTCCCGTGGTACAGATCATTCTGATCTTACTGCACATGTTATCCAGTTGGCTGAAGCAGCAGAGGCTGAACTTGAAAAACAGAAGGGATTACTTCAACAAATACACCATTATAGTGGCCTACTTAACCAGCAGCAGCCTTCCTCACATGTAAGGCTTGCACCTCTAATGcccattaaaaatttgaatgtgtcaTCCCCTTTTCCATCTCCTGTGGGATCTGGTCCTCTCCCTTTGGTCATTCCAATACTAGTAGTGGCATGTGACCGACCCTCAGTAAGGAGATGCCTGGATTCATTGTTAAAATACCGACCCTCAGCAGAAAAATTTCCCATAATAGTCAGCCAAGACTGTGGTCATGAGGAGACTGGAAAGGTCATAGACTCCTATGGTGACGCTGTAACTCATATCAAGCAACCTGATCTCTCAGAGGTGGCTGTCCCACCAGAACACCGGAAGTTTCAAGGCTATTATAAAATTTCCCGTCATTACAGATGGGCACTCAACCAG ATCTTTAAGAGCATGGGCTACAAAGCAGCAATTGTGGTCGAAGATGATCTGGAGGTGGCTCCAGATTTTTATGAGTATTTTCAGGCAACTCTCCCCCTTCTACAAAAGGACCGTATGTTATGGTGTGTCTCAGCCTGGAATGACAATGGCAAGGAGGCTTTGATTGATCCTGGGGGTACTTCCCTTCTTTACCGTTCAGACTTCTTTCCTGGACTTGGTTGGTTGCTGCTCCGGGAGCTGTGGGAAGAGCTGGAACCCAAATGGCCCTCAGCATTCTGGGATGATTGGGTTAGGCGCCCTGAACAAAGATTGGATAGGGCTTGTGTAAGACCTGAGCTTTCTCGCACACGGACCTTTGGAAGAAAAGGTGTGAGCCAAGGACAATTTTTTGATCAGCACCTACGATTCATCAAACTTAATCAGGACCTAGTGCCCTTCACTAAGATGGATCTCTCCTACCTTTTGAAAGATACTTATGATCCCTGGTTCCTTGAGCAGGTTTATGGAGCACCCAAAGCACGGGCTGAAGAGGTGTTACATGGACAAGTGCCCGGGGGCAGGACAGTAAGAGTGGAGTACACCACTAAAGACACTTTTAAGGCTATGGCCAGGGCCTTTGGTGTGATGGAGGACCTAAAGTCTGGGGTGGCGCGGGCAGCCTACAAAGGAGTAGTGTCCTTCAGTCATAGAGGAAGAAGGGTTTTCTTGGCACCTCCCAAAGACTGGACAGGTTATGACCCTTTGTGGAACTAA